Part of the Myxococcales bacterium genome is shown below.
CAGCGCCCGCAGCTTCGCCACGCTTTCGTACGGAGAGCAGCAGGGTCGCGACGTAACGCCCAGGAGCCGCCTTGTGCGAAGGCCAGCCGGCTGGCCGCGTCTTCTCGAGCGTCGGCACCGCAAGGTACTCGAACGCGTGCCCATCGCACTCGAACGCGGTCCACTGGACTTGCGCGACGGCGGCGTCATCCGCGTTGATGAGTGGGCGCTCGCGCACGGCCCTAGGAACTGCATCGCGTCGCTGATCTCGGATGGCTCTTGCGATGCCCGCCAGGCACCCGGGCTTACGGGCAGCAGCCAGGAGCGCGACCCTCAGAGCGGTCGGGTGCACCCGCGGAGCTTCCGCGACGATCGTTGTCGCTGCGAGTCTGATCGCCTCGCCGTGGCACCGCATTTCTTCGAATGCCACGGCCAAGTCGCGACCCGCTTGCGGCTCGTCTCCTAAGGCCCCCATCAGCTTTCCGACGGTTGCGTCGATGGACGTTGGCTCTGTGGATCGTTCGCTTGCAGGCACGACGAACCACGAAGCCAACATCGCATCGGAAGATAGGACAAGCAGGCGAGCCACATCCACCGCACACGGCGGGCAAACGAACGCGTCGCCCGGCGCGATCGCAAGAAGGCCCTCGAGACCGCCGCAGACGAAGCAGGCGTCCCTTCGGATCGCCGGGTCGACCGCGAGAACCATGCGTCAGTGTGACACGAGCGAGGTCGAGCGAAAGTGGCGGCGCGGCTGGCGCACGCTCCTCCGTCGGCCACGTCTCTCCGCGCACCCGTGAGGGTTCACCGAGTACCAAACAGCCGGCGCTGGGCGTCATTGATGGCCGACGACACCACGGCCGCCTCGCGCTTCTCCGGGTACCACTCCTTGTAGCGCTGCAGCCCGTAGAGCAGCGTGCCGTGAATGCCCATCGCGTCGGCCTTCCGGATCGGACGCTCCCAGATCGCTTGAAGCACGCGCAGGATCTCGGGCGTCTCCGGAAGGTCTTCGGAGTACTCCATGTCCTGGCCATCGCCTGGAAAGAGCAGGGCGAACTCGGGCTCGGTCGCCTGGAAGATGCTGAACGTCGCGTTCTGGGCGCCGTCGATGACCTGGATGTTCTTCATCGCTCTCGGCGACCGATACCACGAGCTTCTGTTTCGGCGGCGGTTCCGGTGTTGCACTCAGAGGCGCCACGGACACCGCGGGAGCTGACGTACGCTGCGCCGAATGTTCCGCCACCTCGCGCTCGTACTTCCGCTACTCGGGTGCAATGCGTCGTCATCCTCCGTCGTGCGTATTGAGGCAGCATCGATGTCAGTTGACGGCGCGCGAGTGGACCTCGCAGAGCTCCAACGAGCGGTCCGAGAGAAGGCAGGCGCACCAATTCAGCTCTTCACGGCTCCTGGGGTCTCAAACTCGCGGGTCACGCACGCACTCTTTGCTGCGGCCTTCGCTGGCGTACGCGACGTGGATTTCGAGTTCGACGGCAGCAGGTTCTCCGGCCGGTTCGACGACACGGGCGCGTCGACCCGCAGCGCGGGCACAGCGCTCTATCTGACCCTGTCCGACAGCATTCGGCTCACCTGGCAGAGCCGCAGTGCCTGCAGCATCGTTCCGGAGTCCACGTCCGTCCCGCTCACCTCCACTCGACAAGAACTGCAGGACGCGCTTGCGGGGCGATGCGCAGGCGGCGCTGGCCGTTGCTTCGACTACATCGTCCTCGACGCGGCGCCAGATGTGCCCTTCGAACGAAGCGCCCGCGCTCTCGTAGCCGCAGCGCCGTTCGGGGCGGGAACGCGCTTGCCCTTTCGGCTTGGAACACCGGTCATGCGCGCGGTCGGTGTCCCGATGAAGCGGGAGCCCCCCGTGGTTCCTCCGCGGCTCGCCATCGACCGCCTCTGCGAGCAACCGATCGCATGGCTCGGCGTCGACGAGATCGTCAAGGCCCTCGAAGATCGACGCGCCGACCTAGGAGCTTGCTTCGCGGGCCGCCCTTCAGCGGAGGCCACCTACGTCAGCCTCGCGCTCACGGTGCGGACCGACGGGCGCTCCACGGACATCGTCACAGACACGCGGGAGCTGCTCACGCGTGCCGCGGACGGCGGCACGGCGCCGACCGCCCTAACGGACGCTGCGACCCTCTCCTGCGTCATCGACGTTCACCGGACGCTCACCTTCCCTAAACACGGCGGACCGCCCCTCCGAATCATGTACCCCCTCATCCGCGAGGCCTCCTACGGGAAGGCCGCCGCCCCGTGAGTCCGCTCCAGCGCCGCCTCCCCCTTCTCGCCAGCCTCACCGCACCGCGATGCGCGTTCCGTCGCTCACGCGCTCGCTCGGGTGGAGGACCACGCGCTCGTTGTCGGAGAGACCCTTCGTGATCTCCACCTCCGCCTCGCTGCGCGCGCCGAGCTCTACCGCCGCGAGCTTCGCCACGTCACCACGAATCACGTACGTCGCCCATCCGGCCTCATGACGAAACACGGCCCCGAGCGGCAGCGACAACACGTTCTTCTGCTCGGCCACCACGATGCGCACTTCAACCCGGTAGCCGTCGCCGAGCGCTGACCACTTCTCCTTCGGCTCGTCGAGGTCGAGGACCACCGTCGCGCGTTGCTCCTCGACGCCGAGCGCCGAGAGGCGCGTGACCGCCGACGGCTCGACGAGCTTCACGTGCGCCATCAGCGGCGCGCCGCCCCATCGCATCACCGCAGCTCGTGCCCCGGGCCGCAATCGCACGGCGTCGGCGGTCAGCAAGTCGCTCACGATCTCGAGCCGCGCCGGGTCGCCCAGCTCGAAGAGTGGCGTCGCCGGTTGCACGACGCCGGCGCTCTCCCGCACCACGCGAAGGACGCGTCCCGACACCGGCGCCGTGACGTCGAAGCGCTCCTCGGCCGCGCCACCGTCGAAACGCTTCAACGCGGCCGCCGCCATCTGAGCCTCGTGGGCCGCCATCTGCGTCGCAAAACGCGCCGACAGAACCTCCTGCGCGCGCATCTGCGCCTCCAGCTCCGCGTCGCGCAATCGATCGGGTGGGAGACTGCCGCTCTCGACGAGCTTCTTCGTGCGCGACAGCTCATCGGCCGCGTGGGACTCGGCCAATGTGACGCGTGCCACCGACGCGCGCGACTGCCTTTCGGCGGCCGCCGCACCAAGGGAGCGCGCTTGGGCTTCCGCCCGCGTTCGCGCGTCGAGCAGGGCCGCACTCATGGGCACGATGCTCGCGAGCACGCTGCCCTCCTTGACAACGTCGCCGGGCCGCAGCTCGATGCGGAGCAAGCTCCCCGCCGTGGGAGCCGAAACGACGTAGCGATCGCGAACGCGCGTCTTCGCCATCTCTTCGATGGTGACGACGAGATCGCCGCGACGAGCGGCCACGCCCTCTACTGACACGGGCGCTGTGCGGAGCGACAGAGCCGCGATGCTCACGACGCCGAGGACGGCCACGCCCCAGGCGACGCGCCGGATGAAGCGCGAACGCTTTTGGCGGCGCACGGCGACGTCGTGAGCAGTCGGGCCCGAAGTACCCGCGTGAGCGTTGGTGGAGGTGGCGGGCGTCATGATCATTCCCTCGTCTTGAGCACAGCGATGAGATCCAGTCGGTCGAGGCGACGACGCACGAGCAGCGCGCTCGTGACCCCGGCGAGGATCGTGATGAGCGCCGCGAACGCGTAGGTGCGCAGCGACATGTACGGCGGAAGCCGGTAGGTCTCGGGGTCGACGGAGCCCATGAGGAGCATGACGATGAGCTTCCCCAAGGCGAGGCCGAAGGGCAGACCCGCCAGCACGTAGAACGCCAGCTCCGAGAGGAGCATCGACGAGACCTCACGCCGCGTGAAGCCCAGGACCCGCAACGTCGCCAGATCA
Proteins encoded:
- a CDS encoding HlyD family efflux transporter periplasmic adaptor subunit → MTPATSTNAHAGTSGPTAHDVAVRRQKRSRFIRRVAWGVAVLGVVSIAALSLRTAPVSVEGVAARRGDLVVTIEEMAKTRVRDRYVVSAPTAGSLLRIELRPGDVVKEGSVLASIVPMSAALLDARTRAEAQARSLGAAAAERQSRASVARVTLAESHAADELSRTKKLVESGSLPPDRLRDAELEAQMRAQEVLSARFATQMAAHEAQMAAAALKRFDGGAAEERFDVTAPVSGRVLRVVRESAGVVQPATPLFELGDPARLEIVSDLLTADAVRLRPGARAAVMRWGGAPLMAHVKLVEPSAVTRLSALGVEEQRATVVLDLDEPKEKWSALGDGYRVEVRIVVAEQKNVLSLPLGAVFRHEAGWATYVIRGDVAKLAAVELGARSEAEVEITKGLSDNERVVLHPSERVSDGTRIAVR